One Burkholderia sp. WP9 genomic window, TCCGCCTGAGCGCGGCAAATCGACAGCAAGTTCGAGAACGATTTGCGCTACCGCAACCCGCTGGCCATTCGGCCGAGTCGGGGAACGCGCCGGGTTGAGAGATAATACGGGTTTCGCCCCATTCGAGGTGGCCGTACCGCGTGGCGCCTGAAAGCGGGAGCCCAATGCGCCCCGTTTTCCGCAACGCCGGTCACCTCTTACCGCTGGACACTTATGAGTATCGTCAACCTCTCTTCGTATCAATTTGCGACTATCGAAGATACCGCCGCATGGCGCCCGTTCGTCACGGAGCGCTGCAATGCGCTCGGCCTGAAGGGCACTGTTCTGCTGGCGCCGGAAGGCATCAACCTGTTCGTCGCCGGCACGCGTGAGGCTACGGACGCGTTCATCGACTACATCCGTCGCGACGCGCTGTTCGAAGGCAAGTTCGCGAATTTGCAGTTCAAGGAAAGCCTGTCGGACAAGCAGCCGTTCACCCGCATGCTGGTCAAGCTCAAGCGCGAGATCATCACGATGAAAAAACCGGCCATCCGGCCGGAGCTAGGCCGTGCGCCGTTCGTCGACGCGCCCACGCTGAAAAACTGGCTGGACCGCGGTCACGACGATCAAGGCCGCCCCGTCGTGATGCTCGACACGCGCAACGCATTCGAAGTCGACGTCGGCACGTTCGATAACGCGCTCGACTACCGCATTACGAAATTCAGCGAGTTTCCCGAAGTCATCGAGCAGAATCGCGCCGATCTGGAAGGCAAGACGGTTGTGTCGTTCTGCACGGGTGGGATTCGCTGCGAGAAAGCGGCGATCCACATGAAGGACGTGGGCATCGAGAACGTGTACCAGCTCGAAGGCGGCATTCTGAAGTACTTCGAGGAAGTGGGCGGAGCCCACTATCACGGCGACTGCTTCGTGTTCGACTACCGCACCGCGCTCAATCCTCAACTTGAGCCCAGCAAGACGACGCAATGCTTCGGCTGCCGCGCCGTGGTTTCGCCGGAAGCGCAACAATCGCCCATGTACGTGGCGGGCAAGACGTGTCCGGAATGTCATCCGGACAGCAAGGCGGCACGCGCCGCGTGATGGTGGCCGCGCAGCCGGCGCAACAATCGGGCCGAGGCTTGCGGGCCGGGGCCAAGGCCGGCATGCCCTACCGCGGACGTTTCGCGCCGTCGCCCACCGGCCCGCTACATTTCGGCTCGCTGGTCAGCGCGCTTGCAAGCTGGCTGGACGCACGTGCGCATCGGGGAGCGTGGCTCGTACGCATTGAAGACATCGACGGCCCGCGCACCGTGCCGGGCGCCGCCGAAGATATTCTCGCCACCCTCGAACGCTTCGGCATGCAGGCAGACGAACCGCCTGTCTGGCAAAGCACCCGCCTCGCGCGCTACCAGCAGGCGCTGGAGGAATTGAAGGCCGGCGGCATGATCTATCCGTGTGGCTGCACGCGCAAGGAAATCGCCGACTCGCTTCTGCACGCGCATGCGCGCAACACCACCCTCGCCTATCCCGGCACCTGCCGCGAAGGCCTGCATGGCAAACCGGCGCGCGCATGGCGACTGCGCGTGCCCGATGGCGACGCCGCGATCATCACGTTCGAGGACCGCTGGCAAGGCACGCAGACACAGAATCTGGCCACCGAGGTCGGCGATTTCGTGCTGAAGCGCGCGGACGACCAATGGGCGTATCAGCTGGCGGTGGTCGTCGACGACGCGGACGCGGGCATCACGCACATTGTGCGCGGCGCGGATTTGATGGATTCAACGGCACGGCAGATCTATTTGCAGCGCTGCCTGGGCGTGCCGACGCCCGAATATTTGCATGTGCCCGTCGTCATGAACGAACGGGGCGAAAAACTCAGCAAGCAGAACGGCGCCACGGCGCTGGACAGCGATAAGCCACTCGACGCGCTGAGCGCGGCGGCGCGGCATCTGGGGCTCAAGCTGGAAAGCGCTGCGGACCATACAACGCTAGACGGCTTTTATGCCGCCGCCACGGTGGCATGGGCAAAACGAATGGGATTACCCGCAGCAGGATAACCGCGATTCGCGCCTGGATCAGGAAGACGACGGCGACTTTCTCGGCATTCCGAACCCGCCCAACAGCGCCGCCAACGGCTGCTTGGAAGCGGACTTCTGCGGCGCGGCCGAAGCAGCGTCGGCCTCCTCGACCTTGCGAACCGAAGCAGGCGACGGCTCATACGGCTTCAGGAAGAAATCATCCACCGGTTGCGCGCGATGATGATGCGGCCGGTCGAACGAACCAGACGACGCACCCGTGCGCCGACGGCTGCCGCGATCTTCACGCCCTTCGCGCCCTTCCCGCCCCTCGCTGCTACGCTCGCGACGCGGTGCGCGCTCTTCATGGTGGTGGCGCACCGGCGCTTCCACCGTCAGGCGTTGCACGTCCAACGGACGCTTGATCAACTTCTCGATATCGGCAAGCTGCTTGCGCTCGTTCGGGCTGCACA contains:
- the gluQRS gene encoding tRNA glutamyl-Q(34) synthetase GluQRS — protein: MPYRGRFAPSPTGPLHFGSLVSALASWLDARAHRGAWLVRIEDIDGPRTVPGAAEDILATLERFGMQADEPPVWQSTRLARYQQALEELKAGGMIYPCGCTRKEIADSLLHAHARNTTLAYPGTCREGLHGKPARAWRLRVPDGDAAIITFEDRWQGTQTQNLATEVGDFVLKRADDQWAYQLAVVVDDADAGITHIVRGADLMDSTARQIYLQRCLGVPTPEYLHVPVVMNERGEKLSKQNGATALDSDKPLDALSAAARHLGLKLESAADHTTLDGFYAAATVAWAKRMGLPAAG
- a CDS encoding sulfurtransferase; this encodes MSIVNLSSYQFATIEDTAAWRPFVTERCNALGLKGTVLLAPEGINLFVAGTREATDAFIDYIRRDALFEGKFANLQFKESLSDKQPFTRMLVKLKREIITMKKPAIRPELGRAPFVDAPTLKNWLDRGHDDQGRPVVMLDTRNAFEVDVGTFDNALDYRITKFSEFPEVIEQNRADLEGKTVVSFCTGGIRCEKAAIHMKDVGIENVYQLEGGILKYFEEVGGAHYHGDCFVFDYRTALNPQLEPSKTTQCFGCRAVVSPEAQQSPMYVAGKTCPECHPDSKAARAA